One region of Pseudomonas glycinae genomic DNA includes:
- a CDS encoding cobalamin-binding protein: MRRLWLAVLLLAVSGETLAALRVVSLAPSLSEIVVELDSADLLVGVLDGGERPSAIKDVPSVGRYGQLDMERLLSLKPDLLLLWPGSVGPAQRDQLKRLNIPTFVAEPHSLEQLTAQIEAIAIQLGRPERGVEWAAALRRNLDELRQRYRREAPLRVFYQVWDAPLYTVGGGQIISDALEVCGARNVFADLSLPAPQVSIEAVLQRDPEVILAGDQPQLDAWNAWPQVTAVKHRQLLLVTDKGLERPSGQMIEATAKLCHLIAPDR, from the coding sequence ATGCGGCGTCTCTGGCTGGCGGTTCTGCTGCTGGCCGTCAGCGGTGAAACGCTGGCCGCTCTACGGGTGGTCAGCCTTGCGCCATCTCTGTCTGAAATCGTTGTCGAACTGGATTCGGCCGATCTGCTGGTCGGTGTGCTGGATGGCGGTGAGCGGCCATCCGCGATCAAGGATGTGCCTTCGGTGGGCCGTTACGGCCAGCTCGACATGGAACGGCTGCTCAGCCTCAAACCTGACTTGTTGCTGCTATGGCCCGGCAGTGTCGGCCCGGCTCAGCGCGATCAGCTCAAGCGCTTGAACATCCCGACTTTCGTTGCCGAGCCCCACAGTCTCGAACAACTGACCGCGCAGATTGAAGCCATCGCGATACAGCTCGGTCGTCCTGAGCGTGGGGTCGAATGGGCTGCGGCGCTGCGGCGCAACCTTGATGAACTGCGCCAACGCTACCGCCGGGAAGCGCCGCTGCGGGTGTTCTATCAGGTCTGGGACGCGCCGCTGTACACCGTCGGCGGCGGGCAGATCATCAGCGATGCGCTTGAAGTGTGCGGCGCGCGCAATGTGTTTGCCGATTTGAGCCTGCCAGCGCCGCAGGTGAGCATCGAAGCGGTTTTACAGCGTGACCCCGAAGTGATTCTGGCCGGCGATCAGCCGCAACTCGATGCGTGGAACGCCTGGCCGCAGGTCACAGCGGTGAAGCATCGGCAATTACTGCTGGTCACCGACAAAGGTCTGGAGCGCCCGAGCGGGCAGATGATCGAGGCGACCGCCAAACTCTGCCACCTGATCGCGCCAGATCGTTAG